One Aegilops tauschii subsp. strangulata cultivar AL8/78 chromosome 7, Aet v6.0, whole genome shotgun sequence genomic window carries:
- the LOC109777602 gene encoding uncharacterized protein, with translation MAVKSLVLLGVVLASLLLLSDDVAGARELTDAKESKEKNVKPAGGPGLPKKEKWVGENKHDEGYGNGGGYGNGGRYGNGGGYENNGGGYGNGGYGNNGGGYGDGGYENNGGAYGGGYGSSGHGGGYGRGYGGGGYGPGYGGGYGNGGGNGGFGSGFGGGYGGGGGYGGAGGYGGGGGYGAGYSGGYGGGGYP, from the exons ATGGCGGTCAAGTCTCTAGTTCTTCTTGGTGTCGTACTAGCCTCGCTCCTGCTTCTCTCCGACGATGTAGCGGGTGCTAGAGAGCTTACGGATGCTAAAG AGTCCAAGGAGAAGAATGTGAAACCTGCAGGAGGGCCGGGCCTGCCTAAGAAAGAGAAGTGGGTAGGTGAAAACAAGCATGATGAAGGATACGGAAACGGTGGAGGGTATGGAAACGGTGGTAGATACGGTAACGGTGGGGGATATGAAAACAATGGTGGAGGCTATGGAAACGGTGGATACGGGAACAATGGTGGAGGTTATGGCGATGGAGGTTATGAGAACAATGGTGGCGCGTATGGTGGAGGATACGGTAGTTCTGGACACGGTGGAGGTTATGGGCGTGGTTACGGCGGTGGAGGCTATGGGCCTGGATATGGTGGCGGGTATGGCAATGGCGGTGGAAATGGTGGATTTGGCAGCGGCTTTGGTGGGGGATATGGTGGTGGTGGCGGATATGGTGGAGCTGGAGGATACGGTGGCGGTGGCGGGTATGGTGCAGGTTACAGTGGAGGATATGGTGGCGGTGGCTATCCTTGA